DNA from Vicinamibacteria bacterium:
TCCGAACGCTCCTTCTTGCGCGAGAAGGTTGTCTGCCGCACAACCGGCGGCAACCAGGCCAGCCCGCGTCAAGAGGCTCGTTTCGCCCACCTGGGCTCCGACGATCACGGGAATAGAAGCCTCCCGCGCTCGCCGGGCCACGGCCAGAGACCGCAGCAGGCCACCCATCTTCGACACACGGAGGTTGACGATCCAGTGATGCGGATCCTCTTCGAGCCGGGTTATCTGTTCTTCGCGCAGGAGGCTTTCGTCCAGAATCATACGGCAGCCAGTCTCGTCGGCGAGCCGTCTCAGTCCCGCCAGGTCGTTTGCCTCGAGCGGCTCCTCGATTCCAAGGAAAGGGCATCCGAGCGCGGTGAGATGCTCCGCGGCCTCCTCGACCCGATCCCAGAGGTTGTTGGCGTCCACCCGGACGCGGAGGCCTTTGACCTCGAGCTCGTGCAACCAACGAAGCCTCTCGCGATCGCGCCCGACGTCGCCGGACAGCTTCAACTTGAAGTCCGCGAAGCCCAAGTCACGATATCTCGCCGTGGTGGATCTGAACGAATCCATCCCGCTGTCGCCGACGACCGCGGTATAGCGATACGTTCCGTCCAGTCGAGTTAGGGACAGGAGATCTTCGACGGGTGAGCCGTCTCGGCGCGCGAGCCAATCGAGCATCGCGAGCTCGATGGCGCACCACGCGGCCGGATTCTCGTCGATTGTCGCAGCGTGCCGCCGTTCCCAGCTCACGAGGTCCTCGAAATCGTGAATTCCATCGAGGACAGCCCTTCGATGCTCGGCGAAGAATGCGGCGGCCGTAGCCATGTTCTCGTTCGTGACATATTCCCGTGGACATCCCTCGCCCCTCCCCACGAGCCCCTCTCCTACCGCTTCGACCCAAACGCTCTGGGTTCTCCTGCGTTCGGCGGAGCTGTGTTTGAACGAAATCCTGAACGGAATATCGAGCCGATAGATCTCGAGCTCTTGAATCGACATATTCAGGCGGAGCCGCGAAGGTAATAGTCGCCGAAGGAAAACGAGCCGTCGTCCAGATATTGCAGGGTGATGATCTTGAACTGGCCTTCCCGTTGTCCGAGACGCAGGCAGTGGCGTTTGTATGCTTCACCCGTGCCCGGTCTCAAATGCACGAGCTCGAGCTCTCGCAAGCGGCCGCTGGCACGTTTCGCCGCATACTCCACGTTTAACTCGGTCAGTTTGCTCTCGACCAGATCGCGCATCCGGCTTGGCGAGCCGTCGCTTGGTTCCGCGGGCTCCAGGAGCAACCGGTAATTCGATTCCTGGACGCAGGCGAGCATCAGAAAGAATGTCGAACGGACACCGAGCTCCTCCTCGGAAGACCGCACGGCTTCGATAATCTGGCTTTCGGTGAGCTTCTCCCCGGTGATGTTCGTGACGCCTTTGCCCTTTTGCACGAATTGGATCGTCGGGGTGGCGTGAAATCGGCCGGTGACCGTGATGATGTCGTTCATGAAATAGCGGTACAGGCCGGCCGCGGTCGTGACAATGACGTAGTATTGCTTGCCCGTTTCGAGCGCGTCCACCGTCAAAGTCTTTTGGTCACCACCATCCCATGCTTCGCGCTCCACGAACTCGAGGAAATTCTCCTGGATCGTGGGCGCGCCCCAGTTGCGCTCGACGTCGACGGTGATGGTGCCGCGGAACTCGCTGGATAGATAGCCGAGCTCCGCAATCCGAGTCGTCGGCGGCAAATGTCTCTCGAAGGCCGCGAGAGGAATGGCACAGCTCCCGCCGGTCCAGGTGTTGACGAGGCGTAGATTCGGCCAGAGGTCCGCAAACCTGGGCGACGGGGAGTGGAGAAGTTGCTCGAGCTCCCGCAGGCGAGCGGGCTTGCATCGTAGCCGGGGCTGGATCGCGGCCCTCGCGTCGTGGGTCATCCGCGCGAGGTAACGAAACTCTTCGCGTCGGATGTCCTCGAGGAGCTCCTCCCGATAAATCTCGAGCACCGAGAGAAGCTTCAGAAAGGTCGAAGGGTTGGCGCTGCCCAGGAACGTAACGTTACGGTGTACGAGCGCGAGACGGAGAATGGTCAGATACTTGAGGTCGTAGTCTTCGATACCGAAGACCTGATGCGGGATCACGTACTTCGCTCGGGTCAGTCTTGGCATGTTCTTGTACACGTGCCCCGACGCCGAGCCATAGGGCCTGCCGCTCTGAAGCCGACCTTCCTCGGCAAGCCCGACGATGCCCAGGAGCTTGCCGTAGTAAGCCCGAGGGTCGGTCTTGAACTGCACGTACGACTGGATAGCTTGACTGCGCTTGTGCGATCGAAGCGTGCTCTCGAGCAACGGAATCAGTTTCGGCTGGCCCGTGGTGCCGCTCGTTTGCGCATACATGACCGGAGCGACGGCGCTCAACGCAGGCGTGCCGGTGCGCTCTTGTTCCTCGATGAACGGCCTGAGCGATTCGTAGCTCTGTATCGAAACGGCGGAAACGAAGTCACGGTAGCTTCGAATCCGGTCGAATCCGTGCAACTGCCCGAACTTGGTCTCGCAGTTTTGGCGGAGAAACTGGAGAAGCAGGCGTTCCTGCGCGTCCCACGGCGCTCGAGCCGTCTTCACGAAAGGCCGCCAGTGCGTCCAGGTGAACATCTGCATGCGCGCCCAGATCAGGCGATTGATCAAGGCGTCATAGAGCATTCGAAGCCGCCCCCTGTTTGTCGAGGCCGGGCCGGAGCGGTGTGGTGAGCTGGCTGACGAAATCCAGTGGGTAATCGGGGTTGAGCAGGCCCAGATCCCCCACACGCCGATCCCGCGGCAGAAACCAGCTTCCGAAGACGAGGTCCCAAACAATGAAGTTGTTGCCGTAGTTGTTGTTCGATTCCTCGATACGTCTCGAGTGGTGCCATCGATGGAGCTCGGCGCCGCTGACGACGTAGTTGAGAATTCCGTAGCGCGCATCGACGTTGGAGTGCTGGAAGAATCCGTTGACTGCGTAGAAGATGAAGTATCCGGCGAAGACCTCCTCCCCGACTCCGAGAACGATGAACGGCAAAGCGTCCAAGAGAAACTGAACGGCCTTTTCCACGGGGTGAAACCGGCCGACGTTGAGCCAATAGAGCTTCTTGGGAGAATGGTGCACCGCGTGCAGTCGCCAGAGTTGCGTGTTATGCGCCGCGACATGAAGCCAGTAGCGGAAGAGCTCGGCAACGAGCAGCATCAACACGACCTGAACGGCAATGGGGAGATGTCGGGGCCACCACTCGGTCGTGGAGACGTTGGAGGTATGCAAGTATCGGATCAAGGTGATGCCAAAGAACAGGGTCAAAAGCGGGGGCAAGACGATCTGAACGACGATCATGAACAGCAGGTCGTTCTTCACGTCGTCTCGGTTGGGCTGCCAGGATTCGTCGTAGGGAATCGCGAGCTCGAGTATCGCGACGGCAACGGCTCCGAATACCACCGCGAT
Protein-coding regions in this window:
- a CDS encoding GH3 auxin-responsive promoter family protein, giving the protein MLYDALINRLIWARMQMFTWTHWRPFVKTARAPWDAQERLLLQFLRQNCETKFGQLHGFDRIRSYRDFVSAVSIQSYESLRPFIEEQERTGTPALSAVAPVMYAQTSGTTGQPKLIPLLESTLRSHKRSQAIQSYVQFKTDPRAYYGKLLGIVGLAEEGRLQSGRPYGSASGHVYKNMPRLTRAKYVIPHQVFGIEDYDLKYLTILRLALVHRNVTFLGSANPSTFLKLLSVLEIYREELLEDIRREEFRYLARMTHDARAAIQPRLRCKPARLRELEQLLHSPSPRFADLWPNLRLVNTWTGGSCAIPLAAFERHLPPTTRIAELGYLSSEFRGTITVDVERNWGAPTIQENFLEFVEREAWDGGDQKTLTVDALETGKQYYVIVTTAAGLYRYFMNDIITVTGRFHATPTIQFVQKGKGVTNITGEKLTESQIIEAVRSSEEELGVRSTFFLMLACVQESNYRLLLEPAEPSDGSPSRMRDLVESKLTELNVEYAAKRASGRLRELELVHLRPGTGEAYKRHCLRLGQREGQFKIITLQYLDDGSFSFGDYYLRGSA
- a CDS encoding sterol desaturase family protein, encoding MPEHRRRFLPWIAYPGVVVTAFALHFVLLRAGLPVGVSAYIAVVFGAVAVAILELAIPYDESWQPNRDDVKNDLLFMIVVQIVLPPLLTLFFGITLIRYLHTSNVSTTEWWPRHLPIAVQVVLMLLVAELFRYWLHVAAHNTQLWRLHAVHHSPKKLYWLNVGRFHPVEKAVQFLLDALPFIVLGVGEEVFAGYFIFYAVNGFFQHSNVDARYGILNYVVSGAELHRWHHSRRIEESNNNYGNNFIVWDLVFGSWFLPRDRRVGDLGLLNPDYPLDFVSQLTTPLRPGLDKQGAASNAL
- a CDS encoding enolase C-terminal domain-like protein; this translates as MSIQELEIYRLDIPFRISFKHSSAERRRTQSVWVEAVGEGLVGRGEGCPREYVTNENMATAAAFFAEHRRAVLDGIHDFEDLVSWERRHAATIDENPAAWCAIELAMLDWLARRDGSPVEDLLSLTRLDGTYRYTAVVGDSGMDSFRSTTARYRDLGFADFKLKLSGDVGRDRERLRWLHELEVKGLRVRVDANNLWDRVEEAAEHLTALGCPFLGIEEPLEANDLAGLRRLADETGCRMILDESLLREEQITRLEEDPHHWIVNLRVSKMGGLLRSLAVARRAREASIPVIVGAQVGETSLLTRAGLVAAGCAADNLLAQEGAFGTLLLETDVADPPLMFGAGGIVDATVLELGAKPGWGLSFTSDRGIFQRL